gagccccaaaccctagccgcctctctctctctctctcacgccgcgacggcgcccaaccgccggcgccgacgtccccaacctcgcagcccgcacttccacccctacaacctacgtccgagacctggtagaaccctagcctctaccaacaCTACACACCCAGACTCCACACGTCCCTGCAGCTGCAGGCCGGCCCAATTGGATTCGGACAGAAGTAATAAAACACCCCTGAGACACCGTTCAAAGCACTCGCTGTTGTAACACATCTCTCTGAAATATGAATCAAGCACGGGTAATCAACCAACCATGGCTCAAACTAACAAGAACAATAAAACTAATTCACGCAGGACCTAGTGCCAAGCACGATTGCTACGCTACAACTATATATAGCTCTCTCCCTCGCCTCACTCTCatgatacaaattactactgcctcCATTCGGAATTACCTGTCGCTGAAATGAGTGTATCTAGAGGCGTTTCagtgtgtagattcactcatttcagTGACATTAATTccgaacagagggagtacaagccATGAAATAGAACAGATATAAAAAGCTCTTCGGGGAAGATGCGCTCAGAATTTACAGCAGAGAAGCCCCTTCCTCCAGCCTCGGCGCCGCTTGGTACGCCTCCGCTCTCCTTTCGCCATCCTCACCGGGCTGCTGATCCAGTCCTTCTGGAGTCTGTTCAAAAAAGCAACACGACACGGGTATGATATAAATGTTGCATTTTtatcaaacaaaacaaaaatgataaatgtTGCATGGTTCATGCCTTCAAGATTTACTTTGAACACAAATGAAGTTCAGCTAGTAGAAGTTCACAAGATTGTTTTGGAACAAAAATGAATCATAACCAGTCAGTACCATAATATTTCTCCCATAAAATAAAATGACTGGTATATTTTCagaaagtactccctctgtatcacaatacttgttgttggagagaactagtttagttctccccaacaacaagtatttaggaagAGAGGGAGTACTTGCTATGATCTGACAGTGGTTAGGCATGGAAACATACACTGGAAATGCAAAGGACCGGGTGCTGGTCGTGCTACTATCTGACCGGATGGAGATATTGCCAGAATAAGCAAGATGGCCAGAGTTTGACACTGGAGCAGACATAATACTAGGACCAAACAAGCCCGGTTCAAAGGGAGGATAGCCGTTTCCAATACGAGGTGGCGCTTTTGCACTATCAGGTGCATTCTGTTCGCACATATTATCGTGTTGTGCCAGCAGAGAACTCTTACTAACCGCGTCATTATTAGTTCCTTCATCTATCTGGCTGGAATCATGTATATCAGCGGTACCGCCAGTCTCATGTTTTTCACTATTCTCCCAATTTGCATCATTGGCCTCTACATTGTCAGCAGATGAAGTTGTAGCTGCTTCTGTTTCATGCACGTTGTTGGTTATTGTTTCACCCATAATACTTCCATTCTGATCATTGCTCTTTGCAGACAATTGGATCTCTGAACCTATCGAACTCAGAGCATTCACCCTGGGTTCACTTGTTTCGATTTCATCAAATCCTTCAGCACTAACAATATCAGTCTTCTCGAAAGTGCAGATAGGTTCAGTGGAAGCAGCATCTGTGATTGTTGATGTAGAGCATTCAGGTTTACATGTATCCTCTAGGGACCCATGACCAACAAAAGGATTATAGTGATCAATTAGGTTCTGTCCTCTCACATCAAATGATGCCTCTGCATCACATTCTTCAGAGGTTGTTACTGAACAATCATCAATGTTATTCTTACTTGATACAATATCATTAACAAGACCACTGGTTTTGGATGCAATGGCTTCCACTCCACGATACACATTTGGGGAAACCTGAAATTATCACAAAACCGTGTTTCTCAATTAACATTGTCAAGTCTTGGAGAAAAACAGATTTGCCATCCTAAAGTGTGTTGATCCATTTTACAGCTGATTCTTTTTTCCTAAAGGACACCACTGTATTTTGTATGATGATTATTTCTACAATGCATCTATGCCATGATCATAGTGATGAcaagaaaaataaatttgaagtaCTTGTGAGCTGGAACTCTGGACCAGTGGTGTACCTGTCCGACTGCTTCTCCATGGAAAGGTGGCACGTGATTTTTACTGGTTTCAGAGCTTATCGCGCTTTTATGCAAGGACTCTTCTGCACTTTCGATtttaagtaattcttccaaacttACCTTCTTCTCACTGAGATCACAAAAGTTAGTGGCTTTACTCCTGCCTTCAGGATCATGTTTTTCACAAGAAGAATAGGTTTTCTCATTGTTACTATCAGGAGCAAAATCAACAGGTAGAAGTGTTTCTGGTTTCGGTTTGCGGAAAGATTTAGCAGCGCTATCTTTTTCTGTGTACGTCGGAGCACCATTTGCGTGTATCATTTGGCAATCAAAATTTGGACATGATTTTTCATCTACTACTTTATCTTCTGAAATCTTCCGAGGAAGAGGTTGTCCGTCATCAATGCAGACATCTTTGACAAAATTACCACCATAATCAAAAGAAGCAACACTATCTGGCAATTTGATCTCCACGATGTCCTTTTCGTAAGAAGGATCCTCCTGTTCTACATGTCCAGCTATGTCTACCATATCTTGTGCTGGATTTTTGTCCTCAACCATTTTGTGTGTGAAATGCTCAGTCCTGCAAACTATCTCACAAGAAATACTATAACCATGTGGTTGATGTCATCTAGCATCACAAATTCATCAAAACAATCACAAGGTAACAGAGCAACATGTTGTAAACAAATGTCAAGCCAGTGCTGTAGTATTATCATGACGCCAGTCTCCATCAGCAACCAAGTTACCCTATGATGTATAATAAGACAGAATTAAGTAATGATGTCCATTATAAAATGATCTTTTGGCCATCCCTAACAATAAAGTGTAAACTGAAACTGGTGGGGATCTTTTGCAGTTTTTCTTCATTTTCATTTTGGTTGCTGCGTCCCTTTAATCAAGTACAAGCATTGAATATTCTTGTTGTGACTCTGAACTACCATCGTCCTAAATGCTCGAAGACTCTGATAGAGGCTCTTCTTTCTGCAGCTTGGAAAAGGTGGCTGGTGGTATATTAGCATAATCAAGACGCATCAGGCATGCCAGATTATTGGAAGCAAAGGTCTCAAGTCAAAGGTCATTTGGATAGGTAGAGCTGCAAGCCTGCAACCAAGACTGATTGCGACCTGAATACATCATGCACCTTTCTTGACTATTAAGGGGAACATATCAACTTCAGTACTCACAAGTTGCTGAAGGAACATATATTTCATTTATTTTTGATAGGGATGCGCAtctcaaatactccctccgtcccaaaataagtgactcaactttgtactaaagttagtacaaaactgagtcatttttgagtcacttaatttgggacggagggagtatttctcaTGCTTACTCTCAGTGTCTCAATTGGCAAATACTTGAAGGGTTGGGGCGTGCTTCCCTGCGTCGTTTGTGTTGTTGGGATTTCATAAAGATAAAAGTTATTTTGGGATGTGTGGAGAGATGGTGAAGTGTGTTTTCTTTTATTATAATGTGGTGTTTTGGTGAGCTTTTTTGGCAGTGTAATTTACCATTCCATATATTAAATAGAGAGACAAGTTATTACAATCGTTCATTACAGCATACGCCACGCAGGATGGGACAATTCTGTGTTATCTTCTAGCCAACACATACCTACGTGGGGAGGTTTCTTACGTTCGTGGCCGCATGCACTATATTGATGCTACAATGCATGTGTTGCAGCTTCTTTTTTAGATGGTAAGAGGGTGCACGAGACTAATGTATTTTTATAGGCTGGTTGCTGCCGATTAATTTGATAAGTCGCTGACCCAGTCAAAATCTTGAATCAAATCCAAAATTGAATACCTCAACTCAATGGGAGAGCTTTTTGAGAAATCGTTGACCCGGTCAAAATCATGAAGCAAATACAAATTGAACACCTCAATTGAATGGCAGAGCTCCAAAATTAGGGATCATAGTGAATTAGATGATGTTAAAGTTGTCAGAGTTAATACAGGCAGGTTAATCATCGATACTGGGCGGTGGCGGGGCTGCGGCGTAGTGTCGATCACGCTGAGAGGCCCAGATGCGTGCTCGAGGCGGCGGTTGGATGGCGTGCTCGAGGCGGCGGTGCTCCGGTATGACATCTTCTTCGGGCACGCGGTCCCCGATCTGATTTATACCTCATCGGGGCGTACCTCCGGACTGTACCGCCTAGATGGATCCAATACTCCTGTCGTGGTGGTCATGTGATGTCGAAGGTGGACATGGTCGTGCAGCTAGGCTCATTTTTCTGGAGGGACGGAGACTGCCAACGGAAGACAGACTTCGACTGTGGTCGGAGCTAACAAAAGTGGCGCCTGCCGGTGTCGGTACCTTGTTGAAGGCGTCGACATGTACTCCTCGGCTTCCCTCGTAGAATActcaggggaaaccctaggtctAGATCTTTCTGGATCGGATGATGGCGGCGCTCGAAGTCGTGTTTCCTGTTGGGAGCATCATCTTGAAGGTAGGCCTGGCTGCCGAGACTAGTGGTTGGTGGTGGTTCACCAGTTGCTTGTGTGCCGGCGGGTAGCAATGATCCATTGTTGCAGTGCGGCCTTGTGAACATAGTGCGAGGTAGCAGTGCGAGGGATGCTGATTGGCGATGCACATGGCCGGACATGTTCGACGTATTGGCAGCTTGTTGCAGACATGGCGTTCTAGTGTAGGCTCATAGTGTATTGTCTGGGTCAGTGGTCATGTAAAGATTTACTATCGACAAACACTTGCACGATGATAGGAAGCATGGGATCGTCAGAGCGTCTCAATGAGATTTCGGCGGTACCGTCTCTTCTCGCCATTTGAGTTGGCGTAACTCCAGTATTAACAGAGGTTCTGGTTTCACGGGCGGCTAGGCCGCTTgcatagtgtgtgtgtgtgcgtgtttaATCCCAGTGGTCGTGTCCCTGTCCGGATCACATGTGCTTGCATCATCTTCTTTGGCTCAACACCATCTCGGTGTAGATTATAATTGCTCCTTTTTTCCTAACCGTCTTGCCATATCTTCGGCCTTGTATGACTTTGCTAGTCGATTTTTGTGTGCTTAGGTGTCGGCTATGTGCATCCTAACTATGGAGAGGCAGGGTGTAtgctctttgtgtttgtatccCCTTAACGTTCCATATTGAGGTAATAAAATACACGCTTGGTTCCGGAAGTCTCCGTCGGCGAACTCCCATGTGTGTGTTATGCCTCGAGATTGCTGGATCGGGTGGAATTCGGTCGTGCCCACATTGGTTCTCCGTTAAGGAGGGAGAGGCGTGAAGCTCTCCTATTTGTTTCCATCAGGAGATATTTTACTCTATGGTGAAGTCAAAGGCGGAGAATGTCATGAAAGCGGAGATTGAAGGACTAGTAATGGTGATTGTAGCCTACgccgttgaggaatttgcttggagttTCGGGACTTGTTGCAGTGGCATGTAAGTGGGGGCGACATCACAGGTGAAGTTCAAGGTCCTACCTTTCAGGGTGAAAATCCAAGGTCTGACCTTGCCTGGCAATGACCTCGTTGAAGACATTGTTTTGAGAGTGGGGATTATCTCCAGGGTGAAAATCCAAGATTTACGGTCAGGCGACGAAGGTGCTAGTGCACTGTTTCCTTCTTGGAAGCGTCGTTTTTGAAGTACTTGGACATCAGGTGTTGTCTTGATGGTGTGCTGCTGCTACAAGTATTGAAACTTTGTAGCAGGACTTTTCTTTTTTTAGCTTCTTCTTCGGTTTTTTTTGGCTGTGTGCATCCGTCATATCATTAGGGCATTAAGTTGTTGCAGAGGCTGGGTGTAATTGATGTCTTCGCGGTATTAATATATACTCTTTATCAAAAAAAAAATACACACTTtgtcaacaacaaaaatgacctaTGTTGGTTTGCATCGATATCAGTTGCTGTCTACGTACATATTCCAAGCATTAAGCGGACATACAGCTGAACTTTCAAATGGCAGTTGACTAGTCTAGGTCTCCAGCTACACGCACCCAATCTAACAAGAAGAAAGACTATTCTCCCCATCATAAATTAATCCACTAGATATAATTGAATAGCAAAACTCATCATATACTTGATCCAAACCCATATAGTTCATCGAAATAGAAGTTTACCTACATTCATGATCTGCGGCCTATCTCGGCCGAGCCATCACCGAGCCGCCGATTCAGAGAGAGCAGAGTCGTGTGTCCCCTGGAAATTGTGGCAGAGAAGTATAAATTAATATGAGCATGGCTTATTCCTGCCAGCCAAAAGGGCAAAACTGCACTTGGTGTAAACTAGATGTTCAAACAGCCCAGGCACCACATTATTTGCATGAACCAGTAGTAGTAGTACAATACAAACCGCAAACAAACCGAAGAAGCGTGCACCATAAGCATCCAAAAGTCAAAACTTAGACCCAAATCTGGCCGCACCCACCAAACGCCAGAGATGATCTTGATATGCTACTGGCCTAAACACGGTACCACAACCGTACAATCTGGTACAATAACCTACTACTACTAAGACCTAAAAGAATTGAAATATTTTATTTAGGCGATAAAAGAATCGAACTTGTTCTCAGTTCTCACATGAGAAAGGAGTATGTGGGGCCGTATGCATGAAACCGGAGGTAATCCTCCTTTTGAAAAAAGGGAAACATGAGAAGCATGAGAATTGAGAAGCAGAGAGGAGATGTACGCATAGTACCAAATCAACGGGAAGCTGCTGGCCCGAACGGCAAGAACACTCGCTCAGAAGAGAAGAGCAAGAAGAACCGGCGTCCGGCAAGAAGACGATACGCACAGAATCTACTCCGGATGGCGTACCGGGGATTGGAGTTGGAGAGCCATGCGCCGATTCCGCCGTGACGGTTTAAAAAGTTGAAGAACAGGGAAAAGCTGTACTACGTTTAATGGACTTAACTGCATGCAGCAGAAGTTGTTGTGGTAAGCGAGCAGTAACTACGGTACAGCAGGCAAGTAGGCAGGGAACAAGAACTCAAGTAGTAACTACGGTACAGCAGGCAAGTAGGCAGGGAACAAGAACTCACCCGCAAATACTAGAAaaccacaagaagaagaagactagtagTTTGCCTAATTTCTCATGTGTTTGCCATCCTGTAGCAAAGTTGCGCTTCCTGGTTCTTCTCAGTCCCAAAATTCATCTAAATCAACAAAAACCAACAACTCCCACATAGAAGAAACCAGGCGAAACAATCACGCGAACTAAGAAGGGAGAAGAAACGAGGGAAGGGGGACTCACCTTCGATTCTGATGGGTTTTAACTCCGGAAATCTGCTGGGTGTTCCCCTTTTTCAAGAGCCAACGGATAGCCTCGCGAGAGACGACCAGGCTCCGAGAACACGGCGAGGATGGGGAGGCCAACGAAGAAGagattttgctgttgttgttgttattgaggTTAACACAAGAGAATTTCGGAATTGCTTGAAAAGAAAAATCCAGACGCAAGGATGAAAGAGGTGTGACGAGTCCGCAGAGCTGCGCATTAAATTctgatgctctctctctctctctctacatatCCGGCGAGAAATGAATGTTCAGAAAACAGGTCACTGAGTTGATTAAAGGACAGGTGTTTTTTTAATTTGCGAAATGATTGAAGGACAGGCTGATGAGGAAAATCTGAAAGTGGTCTAAAATTATGATTTAGTAATGTTacagtaaaatctttaaaaagacttatatttataaaTGAAgggagtaaaatctctaaaaagacttatatttataaacgaagggagtactccctccgtacctaaatataagtcttacatacgaagcaaaatgaatgaatctatattctaaaatatgtatatatacatccgtatgtagtccgttagttgaacctctaaaaagacttatatttagaaatgaaggGAGTATATGATAGTGGAGGAGCGGGTATGGTGCTAGTACGTGACAAGGCAGGCCAAACCATCTTGAGCTTAGCGCTGGCTTTGGCATGGAGCTCGCTGCCCTTCATTCTCGAAACGGGTTGTATGGAAGCTACGGCTATGATCAGCTACCCTTCATTCTCGAAATGGATTGTATGGAAGCTGCTGTGACGATCCACCAGGTTAATTAATGAGAAACTCCTTTTCTGCCGAGAAAAAAGATAccattttgttttgagctaataaAAATTCACCTTTGTCGAGGAAAAAAAAGGTACTTTCTTCTATCCAAAATGAGTAGTGGTTTCAAACTAGGTtagttgagtatagcatagaaaTGTCACCGACCAAACATTAGAAAGGAAAGGATATTTCTCTAAACATCACACAGACGTGCCTGCAAAAAAAAAAATGTACAGCACCATAAGTCTGGAGTGTCAACTTCCCATTAATTTAGCTACCCTAGGTCCAGCAACTGAGGGGGAAAAAACGTTGTAATTCCAAGCAACCAAGGGCGGAAACTGATGCAAACCAACCTAACAATACTGccgagaagaaagaaagaaaccaATCAACCTAACATTCTGCAAATATCCTAGGATGTTCGGCCTGTGCACCGGCAGGTTTTCCTGCAAATCAGTGGTGCAAGACCGCATGGGAACATGGGCTACAGCTGCTGCTCCTTTACCAGTAGATCCTACAATATGTTCGGCACATGCGAGGAGAGTTTTTCCTGCAATTCCCTGATCTGAGAGCAGAGTTCCACCTTCTGCTCCTTGTAGCTGCCAAGCACGAAATCTTTCCCTCCGATAACTTCCTTCAGCTCACCCACCTCCCTCTTGAGCATCTCCATCCTCTCCAACTCTTCTCTCTTCTTCCCAATACCAATAAAATGCAGCTCGTGGTCATCGACGCTGCTATTGGCGTAGCCATTAGCATGGCCATTGGTGGCATCTGACTGCCAGTGTCCAACATGCAATGGTTTACCGTGAGAGAGTGCTTCGCCAATACAATGGTCCGTGATGATCTTCCTCAGATACTGGATCTCCCGCTCGGATTCAAATATATCTCGGTTAGCAGACTCCAGCTGAGACTGCAAATTGGACGACTGTGTCTCCTGGATGGCAAGAGAGTTCTTAAGGCCAGCAATCTGAGCTTGAATctccatgatcatctcatcacgtCTCTTCAGGTGCTGCCTCAGCTTCTGTATGACCTCTCTCTTGCTATAAATGTCAGATCCTGACTCTGAAACACGTGGAGAGCCAGAACTGTTTGAGTACTGAAATGGTTTACGAGGATCTTCAAGGCGGTCAGGTAATGATATCCACATGACGCCACTATTGTCCTTGCTTGATTCTTGCACTGGTATCTTCACAAGTGGAAGTGAGGGTTCAGCTGATTTTGATGAAGGACTTGCAGGTGGATGCTTGACTTCCACTGCACCATCTGAATGCCCTGCACATTACAATCAGCATTTAATATTTTCCACGTTTTGGAAAAGCTGTTACACACGAAGAAAGGGCTGGGTTTCAAACCCCAAATTAAGGCACCAAACTGTACTGATACAATGTAACCAGGGTACTTTAATTCAATCAGCATAATTGAACAAACAACCAAGTAGGAAGATGACATCTCTGTGTCACTAAATGCTGAACTCATGTCCGAAATTGTAAATATGACATACAATACAATAATGTAATCATCCTGACTAGTTCTGCAGATGCCGGTGTTCAACAGCCAATAGGCAAGTTGAACCTGTGACAATCATGGGGTATTCGAGAGTAAGAAGGAAGAAAGGcgaccaccaaggtgggggcgtgcTGTGCAGGGTTTGTTGGTATGACTGCAAAGCAACACGTGAAAACAAATGGAGTAATGTCAATAAGGACATGCCTGGTAGCTAGACAGCTGGCGGGGAGGCTCCGAGAGTGTCCAGTATCCACCGGGATTGAGGCTTTATCTTGATACAATACTCATATGACAAAGCTAGCAATGCAACTACCCCACTAAATGTTTATATgtgtggattgcctagccctttccatcagtttggacttttggttgcattggctagtgcatgaacctTAACATGGTATCAGGGCCTATGGTctgagttcaagtcctggctaTCGCAATTTTACAAAATTTGTTGTTGCCCCCCTCTGTTCACGAATAGGCCTCTTAAGCCATACCTCTGAGTCGATTCACGTGTTGACTTCCCgcgtcacacgtgagagggggtgttgaagtatacatgtggattgcctagtcctttccatcagttcggacttttgctTGTGTTGCCTAGCCCTATAGCTTTTATATATTATTATGCAAACGTGTGTAAGTTATCATCTCCAAATGGACATGAAACTGATAGAGACCAAGATCATGATCAATGCAAAGATGACGATTTGATCATAACTAAGTCTTTTGGTAGACCATTATGCTCTTGCCCTATTTGACGTCCTTTAGTACAGAAACTCGCAGATATAAACAAACAACTAAAACcttgaatttattatttgacccaAAGGTCGGTGGAAAATGAGAAGCAAGCAACAGAATATACAAAGTTATAGAAGTACCTGAAATACAATAGTAGCAGCTAGTTTGGC
This genomic stretch from Hordeum vulgare subsp. vulgare chromosome 6H, MorexV3_pseudomolecules_assembly, whole genome shotgun sequence harbors:
- the LOC123404554 gene encoding uncharacterized protein LOC123404554, whose protein sequence is MKSKTNRGIQKAGRGDHLQGGGPNWILVVGGVLLSTLSVKLGCKLKQMFDMKQQNSFSKAESRPGGCELHSNLCRFRGQTSCYYCISGHSDGAVEVKHPPASPSSKSAEPSLPLVKIPVQESSKDNSGVMWISLPDRLEDPRKPFQYSNSSGSPRVSESGSDIYSKREVIQKLRQHLKRRDEMIMEIQAQIAGLKNSLAIQETQSSNLQSQLESANRDIFESEREIQYLRKIITDHCIGEALSHGKPLHVGHWQSDATNGHANGYANSSVDDHELHFIGIGKKREELERMEMLKREVGELKEVIGGKDFVLGSYKEQKVELCSQIRELQEKLSSHVPNIL
- the LOC123404552 gene encoding uncharacterized protein LOC123404552 isoform X3, whose translation is MVEDKNPAQDMVDIAGHVEQEDPSYEKDIVEIKLPDSVASFDYGGNFVKDVCIDDGQPLPRKISEDKVVDEKSCPNFDCQMIHANGAPTYTEKDSAAKSFRKPKPETLLPVDFAPDSNNEKTYSSCEKHDPEGRSKATNFCDLSEKKVSLEELLKIESAEESLHKSAISSETSKNHVPPFHGEAVGQVSPNVYRGVEAIASKTSGLVNDIVSSKNNIDDCSVTTSEECDAEASFDVRGQNLIDHYNPFVGHGSLEDTCKPECSTSTITDAASTEPICTFEKTDIVSAEGFDEIETSEPRVNALSSIGSEIQLSAKSNDQNGSIMGETITNNVHETEAATTSSADNVEANDANWENSEKHETGGTADIHDSSQIDEGTNNDAVSKSSLLAQHDNMCEQNAPDSAKAPPRIGNGYPPFEPGLFGPSIMSAPVSNSGHLAYSGNISIRSDSSTTSTRSFAFPVLQKDWISSPVRMAKGERRRTKRRRGWRKGLLCCKF
- the LOC123404552 gene encoding uncharacterized protein LOC123404552 isoform X2 yields the protein MTEHFTHKMVEDKNPAQDMVDIAGHVEQEDPSYEKDIVEIKLPDSVASFDYGGNFVKDVCIDDGQPLPRKISEDKVVDEKSCPNFDCQMIHANGAPTYTEKDSAAKSFRKPKPETLLPVDFAPDSNNEKTYSSCEKHDPEGRSKATNFCDLSEKKVSLEELLKIESAEESLHKSAISSETSKNHVPPFHGEAVGQVSPNVYRGVEAIASKTSGLVNDIVSSKNNIDDCSVTTSEECDAEASFDVRGQNLIDHYNPFVGHGSLEDTCKPECSTSTITDAASTEPICTFEKTDIVSAEGFDEIETSEPRVNALSSIGSEIQLSAKSNDQNGSIMGETITNNVHETEAATTSSADNVEANDANWENSEKHETGGTADIHDSSQIDEGTNNDAVSKSSLLAQHDNMCEQNAPDSAKAPPRIGNGYPPFEPGLFGPSIMSAPVSNSGHLAYSGNISIRSDSSTTSTRSFAFPVLQKDWISSPVRMAKGERRRTKRRRGWRKGLLCCKF
- the LOC123404552 gene encoding uncharacterized protein LOC123404552 isoform X4 — translated: MNVSPNVYRGVEAIASKTSGLVNDIVSSKNNIDDCSVTTSEECDAEASFDVRGQNLIDHYNPFVGHGSLEDTCKPECSTSTITDAASTEPICTFEKTDIVSAEGFDEIETSEPRVNALSSIGSEIQLSAKSNDQNGSIMGETITNNVHETEAATTSSADNVEANDANWENSEKHETGGTADIHDSSQIDEGTNNDAVSKSSLLAQHDNMCEQNAPDSAKAPPRIGNGYPPFEPGLFGPSIMSAPVSNSGHLAYSGNISIRSDSSTTSTRSFAFPVLQKDWISSPVRMAKGERRRTKRRRGWRKGLLCCKF
- the LOC123404552 gene encoding uncharacterized protein LOC123404552 isoform X1 produces the protein MNVVCRTEHFTHKMVEDKNPAQDMVDIAGHVEQEDPSYEKDIVEIKLPDSVASFDYGGNFVKDVCIDDGQPLPRKISEDKVVDEKSCPNFDCQMIHANGAPTYTEKDSAAKSFRKPKPETLLPVDFAPDSNNEKTYSSCEKHDPEGRSKATNFCDLSEKKVSLEELLKIESAEESLHKSAISSETSKNHVPPFHGEAVGQVSPNVYRGVEAIASKTSGLVNDIVSSKNNIDDCSVTTSEECDAEASFDVRGQNLIDHYNPFVGHGSLEDTCKPECSTSTITDAASTEPICTFEKTDIVSAEGFDEIETSEPRVNALSSIGSEIQLSAKSNDQNGSIMGETITNNVHETEAATTSSADNVEANDANWENSEKHETGGTADIHDSSQIDEGTNNDAVSKSSLLAQHDNMCEQNAPDSAKAPPRIGNGYPPFEPGLFGPSIMSAPVSNSGHLAYSGNISIRSDSSTTSTRSFAFPVLQKDWISSPVRMAKGERRRTKRRRGWRKGLLCCKF